From one Pieris brassicae chromosome 5, ilPieBrab1.1, whole genome shotgun sequence genomic stretch:
- the LOC123709931 gene encoding max-binding protein MNT-like isoform X3 has translation MGIVMESSEVNLVGANCLSIEPDLFGTMSAPSEYYETLHTIAINTRDTEFGSYVEPIPITLKAYNHIPALTPTNGYSFPHSVITPLHPVLRVEPERATTSVIIQSPVKEDKPKVARPPKKKWIKEYLEEEPELPVSVRVAEAPVSRSNGVVRPPSPPPPAILDFAQEHSRPRTNGSHGPTQIPSPPSVGSNGSSNGSNSSSSNGSSSGSNGIPRAGTREVHNKLEKNRRAHLKECFEMLKRQLPATPDDKKTSNLSILGSAIRYIQVLRRKERECEHEMERLAREKIAAQQRLAALKREVTIRAAAVRPRGFNGAEDKEREENIVNGQVLGIPISINCSPPRETSRADTPPPRTLNLSTKLRTLPIQISPTTSQVVRASYGARHSALTLTTIAPAHSTCTVQVVGSGGLMVSPAAIQLLSTGGGLRVLQTNGVATESSRLSKENGVSASAAVTTEGSSVVVSGLTPLVVSQSTAHLLHTHTHTITQKMVESGMVKNGVPPLAVSAQYLTATTIVKPVVVVTSAHSPAT, from the exons ATGGGTATAGTCATGGAAAGCTCAGAGGTTAACTTGGTCGGTGCCAATTGTCTAAGTATTGAGCCAGACTTGTTTGGAACGATGAGTGCTCCCAGCGAATACTATGAAACCCTCCACACTATCGCCATCAATACCAGAGACACAGAATTCGGAAGTTATGTGGAGCCCATCCCGATAACGCTCAAAGCGTATAACCACATACCGGCTCTCACTCCTACAAACGGATACAGTTTCCCTCACTCGGTCATAACTCCATTACATCCTGTTCTCCGGGTAGAGCCAGAGAGGGCTACGACGTCCGTTATCATACAGAGTCCTGTCAAAGAGGATAAACCTAAAGTGGCAAGGCCACCTAAAAAGAAGTGGATCAAAGAGTATTTAG AGGAGGAGCCGGAGCTGCCGGTGTCGGTGCGGGTGGCAGAGGCGCCGGTGTCGCGCAGCAACGGCGTGGTGCGGCCGCCTTCGCCCCCGCCGCCCGCCATCCTCGACTTCGCACAAGAACATTCCAGGCCGCGCACTAACGGCAGTCACGG GCCAACCCAAATTCCGTCCCCTCCGTCTGTGGGCAGCAATGGCAGTAGTAATGGAAGCAACAGCAGCAGCAGCAATGGTAGCAGCAGCGGCAGCAACGGAATCCCTCGCGCCGGCACCCGAGAGGTCCACAATAAGCTGGAGAAGAACCGAAGAGCACACCTTAAAGAGTGCTTCGAAATGCTGAAGCGGCAGCTGCCGGCTACCCCTGACGATAAAAAGACCTCTAACCTCTCCATATTGGGTTCTGCTATCCGGTATATACAG GTGCTTCGACGCAAGGAGCGCGAATGTGAGCACGAGATGGAAAGGCTAGCCAGGGAAAAGATCGCCGCGCAACAGCGGCTCGCCGCGCTAAAGCGAGAGGTGACGATCCGAGCCGCCGCCGTCCGGCCTCGCGGCTTTA atgGTGCTGAGGACAAAGAGAGAGaggaaaatattgttaacGGTCAAGTTTTAGGAATTCCTATAAGT ATTAACTGCTCCCCTCCGCGAGAGACAAGTCGCGCGGACACCCCTCCGCCCCGCACCCTCAACCTCAGCACAAAGCTGCGCACACTGCCCATACAGATATCGCCGACCACCTCGCAG GTAGTGCGGGCGTCGTACGGTGCGAGGCACAGCGCTCTCACGCTCACGACCATCGCGCCTGCGCATTCCACCTGCACGGTTCAG GTGGTGGGCAGCGGCGGCCTCATGGTGAGTCCGGCCGCTATCCAGTTGCTCTCCACCGGCGGAGGACTTCGGGTGCTGCAAACGAACG GCGTGGCGACGGAGAGCAGTCGGCTGTCAAAAGAGAACGGCGTCAGCGCGTCGGCCGCCGTCACTACCG AAGGCAGTAGTGTGGTAGTGAGCGGCCTGACTCCGCTGGTGGTGTCCCAATCGACCGCGCACTTGCTGCACACGCACACGCACACAATCACTCAAAAG ATGGTCGAGAGCGGTATGGTGAAGAACGGCGTGCCCCCGCTGGCCGTGAGCGCGCAGTACCTGACGGCGACCACGATCGTGAAGCCCGTGGTCGTGGTCACGTCGGCCCACTCTCCGGCCACGTGA
- the LOC123709931 gene encoding max-binding protein MNT-like isoform X1 codes for MGIVMESSEVNLVGANCLSIEPDLFGTMSAPSEYYETLHTIAINTRDTEFGSYVEPIPITLKAYNHIPALTPTNGYSFPHSVITPLHPVLRVEPERATTSVIIQSPVKEDKPKVARPPKKKWIKEYLEEEPELPVSVRVAEAPVSRSNGVVRPPSPPPPAILDFAQEHSRPRTNGSHGPTQIPSPPSVGSNGSSNGSNSSSSNGSSSGSNGIPRAGTREVHNKLEKNRRAHLKECFEMLKRQLPATPDDKKTSNLSILGSAIRYIQVLRRKERECEHEMERLAREKIAAQQRLAALKREVTIRAAAVRPRGFNGAEDKEREENIVNGQVLGIPISINCSPPRETSRADTPPPRTLNLSTKLRTLPIQISPTTSQVVRASYGARHSALTLTTIAPAHSTCTVQRSEDGSTAAKFSTLVPAHIHLPISQVVGSGGLMVSPAAIQLLSTGGGLRVLQTNGVATESSRLSKENGVSASAAVTTEGSSVVVSGLTPLVVSQSTAHLLHTHTHTITQKMVESGMVKNGVPPLAVSAQYLTATTIVKPVVVVTSAHSPAT; via the exons ATGGGTATAGTCATGGAAAGCTCAGAGGTTAACTTGGTCGGTGCCAATTGTCTAAGTATTGAGCCAGACTTGTTTGGAACGATGAGTGCTCCCAGCGAATACTATGAAACCCTCCACACTATCGCCATCAATACCAGAGACACAGAATTCGGAAGTTATGTGGAGCCCATCCCGATAACGCTCAAAGCGTATAACCACATACCGGCTCTCACTCCTACAAACGGATACAGTTTCCCTCACTCGGTCATAACTCCATTACATCCTGTTCTCCGGGTAGAGCCAGAGAGGGCTACGACGTCCGTTATCATACAGAGTCCTGTCAAAGAGGATAAACCTAAAGTGGCAAGGCCACCTAAAAAGAAGTGGATCAAAGAGTATTTAG AGGAGGAGCCGGAGCTGCCGGTGTCGGTGCGGGTGGCAGAGGCGCCGGTGTCGCGCAGCAACGGCGTGGTGCGGCCGCCTTCGCCCCCGCCGCCCGCCATCCTCGACTTCGCACAAGAACATTCCAGGCCGCGCACTAACGGCAGTCACGG GCCAACCCAAATTCCGTCCCCTCCGTCTGTGGGCAGCAATGGCAGTAGTAATGGAAGCAACAGCAGCAGCAGCAATGGTAGCAGCAGCGGCAGCAACGGAATCCCTCGCGCCGGCACCCGAGAGGTCCACAATAAGCTGGAGAAGAACCGAAGAGCACACCTTAAAGAGTGCTTCGAAATGCTGAAGCGGCAGCTGCCGGCTACCCCTGACGATAAAAAGACCTCTAACCTCTCCATATTGGGTTCTGCTATCCGGTATATACAG GTGCTTCGACGCAAGGAGCGCGAATGTGAGCACGAGATGGAAAGGCTAGCCAGGGAAAAGATCGCCGCGCAACAGCGGCTCGCCGCGCTAAAGCGAGAGGTGACGATCCGAGCCGCCGCCGTCCGGCCTCGCGGCTTTA atgGTGCTGAGGACAAAGAGAGAGaggaaaatattgttaacGGTCAAGTTTTAGGAATTCCTATAAGT ATTAACTGCTCCCCTCCGCGAGAGACAAGTCGCGCGGACACCCCTCCGCCCCGCACCCTCAACCTCAGCACAAAGCTGCGCACACTGCCCATACAGATATCGCCGACCACCTCGCAG GTAGTGCGGGCGTCGTACGGTGCGAGGCACAGCGCTCTCACGCTCACGACCATCGCGCCTGCGCATTCCACCTGCACGGTTCAG AGAAGCGAGGACGGCTCGACGGCCGCAAAGTTCAGTACATTAGTGCCGGCGCACATACATTTGCCCATCTCGCAG GTGGTGGGCAGCGGCGGCCTCATGGTGAGTCCGGCCGCTATCCAGTTGCTCTCCACCGGCGGAGGACTTCGGGTGCTGCAAACGAACG GCGTGGCGACGGAGAGCAGTCGGCTGTCAAAAGAGAACGGCGTCAGCGCGTCGGCCGCCGTCACTACCG AAGGCAGTAGTGTGGTAGTGAGCGGCCTGACTCCGCTGGTGGTGTCCCAATCGACCGCGCACTTGCTGCACACGCACACGCACACAATCACTCAAAAG ATGGTCGAGAGCGGTATGGTGAAGAACGGCGTGCCCCCGCTGGCCGTGAGCGCGCAGTACCTGACGGCGACCACGATCGTGAAGCCCGTGGTCGTGGTCACGTCGGCCCACTCTCCGGCCACGTGA
- the LOC123709931 gene encoding max-binding protein MNT-like isoform X2 — MGIVMESSEVNLVGANCLSIEPDLFGTMSAPSEYYETLHTIAINTRDTEFGSYVEPIPITLKAYNHIPALTPTNGYSFPHSVITPLHPVLRVEPERATTSVIIQSPVKEDKPKVARPPKKKWIKEYLEEEPELPVSVRVAEAPVSRSNGVVRPPSPPPPAILDFAQEHSRPRTNGSHGPTQIPSPPSVGSNGSSNGSNSSSSNGSSSGSNGIPRAGTREVHNKLEKNRRAHLKECFEMLKRQLPATPDDKKTSNLSILGSAIRYIQVLRRKERECEHEMERLAREKIAAQQRLAALKREVTIRAAAVRPRGFNGAEDKEREENIVNGQVLGIPISINCSPPRETSRADTPPPRTLNLSTKLRTLPIQISPTTSQVVRASYGARHSALTLTTIAPAHSTCTVQRSEDGSTAAKFSTLVPAHIHLPISQVVGSGGLMVSPAAIQLLSTGGGLRVLQTNGVATESSRLSKENGVSASAAVTTGSSVVVSGLTPLVVSQSTAHLLHTHTHTITQKMVESGMVKNGVPPLAVSAQYLTATTIVKPVVVVTSAHSPAT, encoded by the exons ATGGGTATAGTCATGGAAAGCTCAGAGGTTAACTTGGTCGGTGCCAATTGTCTAAGTATTGAGCCAGACTTGTTTGGAACGATGAGTGCTCCCAGCGAATACTATGAAACCCTCCACACTATCGCCATCAATACCAGAGACACAGAATTCGGAAGTTATGTGGAGCCCATCCCGATAACGCTCAAAGCGTATAACCACATACCGGCTCTCACTCCTACAAACGGATACAGTTTCCCTCACTCGGTCATAACTCCATTACATCCTGTTCTCCGGGTAGAGCCAGAGAGGGCTACGACGTCCGTTATCATACAGAGTCCTGTCAAAGAGGATAAACCTAAAGTGGCAAGGCCACCTAAAAAGAAGTGGATCAAAGAGTATTTAG AGGAGGAGCCGGAGCTGCCGGTGTCGGTGCGGGTGGCAGAGGCGCCGGTGTCGCGCAGCAACGGCGTGGTGCGGCCGCCTTCGCCCCCGCCGCCCGCCATCCTCGACTTCGCACAAGAACATTCCAGGCCGCGCACTAACGGCAGTCACGG GCCAACCCAAATTCCGTCCCCTCCGTCTGTGGGCAGCAATGGCAGTAGTAATGGAAGCAACAGCAGCAGCAGCAATGGTAGCAGCAGCGGCAGCAACGGAATCCCTCGCGCCGGCACCCGAGAGGTCCACAATAAGCTGGAGAAGAACCGAAGAGCACACCTTAAAGAGTGCTTCGAAATGCTGAAGCGGCAGCTGCCGGCTACCCCTGACGATAAAAAGACCTCTAACCTCTCCATATTGGGTTCTGCTATCCGGTATATACAG GTGCTTCGACGCAAGGAGCGCGAATGTGAGCACGAGATGGAAAGGCTAGCCAGGGAAAAGATCGCCGCGCAACAGCGGCTCGCCGCGCTAAAGCGAGAGGTGACGATCCGAGCCGCCGCCGTCCGGCCTCGCGGCTTTA atgGTGCTGAGGACAAAGAGAGAGaggaaaatattgttaacGGTCAAGTTTTAGGAATTCCTATAAGT ATTAACTGCTCCCCTCCGCGAGAGACAAGTCGCGCGGACACCCCTCCGCCCCGCACCCTCAACCTCAGCACAAAGCTGCGCACACTGCCCATACAGATATCGCCGACCACCTCGCAG GTAGTGCGGGCGTCGTACGGTGCGAGGCACAGCGCTCTCACGCTCACGACCATCGCGCCTGCGCATTCCACCTGCACGGTTCAG AGAAGCGAGGACGGCTCGACGGCCGCAAAGTTCAGTACATTAGTGCCGGCGCACATACATTTGCCCATCTCGCAG GTGGTGGGCAGCGGCGGCCTCATGGTGAGTCCGGCCGCTATCCAGTTGCTCTCCACCGGCGGAGGACTTCGGGTGCTGCAAACGAACG GCGTGGCGACGGAGAGCAGTCGGCTGTCAAAAGAGAACGGCGTCAGCGCGTCGGCCGCCGTCACTACCG GCAGTAGTGTGGTAGTGAGCGGCCTGACTCCGCTGGTGGTGTCCCAATCGACCGCGCACTTGCTGCACACGCACACGCACACAATCACTCAAAAG ATGGTCGAGAGCGGTATGGTGAAGAACGGCGTGCCCCCGCTGGCCGTGAGCGCGCAGTACCTGACGGCGACCACGATCGTGAAGCCCGTGGTCGTGGTCACGTCGGCCCACTCTCCGGCCACGTGA
- the LOC123709931 gene encoding max-binding protein MNT-like isoform X4 produces MGIVMESSEVNLVGANCLSIEPDLFGTMSAPSEYYETLHTIAINTRDTEFGSYVEPIPITLKAYNHIPALTPTNGYSFPHSVITPLHPVLRVEPERATTSVIIQSPVKEDKPKVARPPKKKWIKEYLEEEPELPVSVRVAEAPVSRSNGVVRPPSPPPPAILDFAQEHSRPRTNGSHGPTQIPSPPSVGSNGSSNGSNSSSSNGSSSGSNGIPRAGTREVHNKLEKNRRAHLKECFEMLKRQLPATPDDKKTSNLSILGSAIRYIQVLRRKERECEHEMERLAREKIAAQQRLAALKREVTIRAAAVRPRGFNGAEDKEREENIVNGQVLGIPISINCSPPRETSRADTPPPRTLNLSTKLRTLPIQISPTTSQVVGSGGLMVSPAAIQLLSTGGGLRVLQTNGVATESSRLSKENGVSASAAVTTEGSSVVVSGLTPLVVSQSTAHLLHTHTHTITQKMVESGMVKNGVPPLAVSAQYLTATTIVKPVVVVTSAHSPAT; encoded by the exons ATGGGTATAGTCATGGAAAGCTCAGAGGTTAACTTGGTCGGTGCCAATTGTCTAAGTATTGAGCCAGACTTGTTTGGAACGATGAGTGCTCCCAGCGAATACTATGAAACCCTCCACACTATCGCCATCAATACCAGAGACACAGAATTCGGAAGTTATGTGGAGCCCATCCCGATAACGCTCAAAGCGTATAACCACATACCGGCTCTCACTCCTACAAACGGATACAGTTTCCCTCACTCGGTCATAACTCCATTACATCCTGTTCTCCGGGTAGAGCCAGAGAGGGCTACGACGTCCGTTATCATACAGAGTCCTGTCAAAGAGGATAAACCTAAAGTGGCAAGGCCACCTAAAAAGAAGTGGATCAAAGAGTATTTAG AGGAGGAGCCGGAGCTGCCGGTGTCGGTGCGGGTGGCAGAGGCGCCGGTGTCGCGCAGCAACGGCGTGGTGCGGCCGCCTTCGCCCCCGCCGCCCGCCATCCTCGACTTCGCACAAGAACATTCCAGGCCGCGCACTAACGGCAGTCACGG GCCAACCCAAATTCCGTCCCCTCCGTCTGTGGGCAGCAATGGCAGTAGTAATGGAAGCAACAGCAGCAGCAGCAATGGTAGCAGCAGCGGCAGCAACGGAATCCCTCGCGCCGGCACCCGAGAGGTCCACAATAAGCTGGAGAAGAACCGAAGAGCACACCTTAAAGAGTGCTTCGAAATGCTGAAGCGGCAGCTGCCGGCTACCCCTGACGATAAAAAGACCTCTAACCTCTCCATATTGGGTTCTGCTATCCGGTATATACAG GTGCTTCGACGCAAGGAGCGCGAATGTGAGCACGAGATGGAAAGGCTAGCCAGGGAAAAGATCGCCGCGCAACAGCGGCTCGCCGCGCTAAAGCGAGAGGTGACGATCCGAGCCGCCGCCGTCCGGCCTCGCGGCTTTA atgGTGCTGAGGACAAAGAGAGAGaggaaaatattgttaacGGTCAAGTTTTAGGAATTCCTATAAGT ATTAACTGCTCCCCTCCGCGAGAGACAAGTCGCGCGGACACCCCTCCGCCCCGCACCCTCAACCTCAGCACAAAGCTGCGCACACTGCCCATACAGATATCGCCGACCACCTCGCAG GTGGTGGGCAGCGGCGGCCTCATGGTGAGTCCGGCCGCTATCCAGTTGCTCTCCACCGGCGGAGGACTTCGGGTGCTGCAAACGAACG GCGTGGCGACGGAGAGCAGTCGGCTGTCAAAAGAGAACGGCGTCAGCGCGTCGGCCGCCGTCACTACCG AAGGCAGTAGTGTGGTAGTGAGCGGCCTGACTCCGCTGGTGGTGTCCCAATCGACCGCGCACTTGCTGCACACGCACACGCACACAATCACTCAAAAG ATGGTCGAGAGCGGTATGGTGAAGAACGGCGTGCCCCCGCTGGCCGTGAGCGCGCAGTACCTGACGGCGACCACGATCGTGAAGCCCGTGGTCGTGGTCACGTCGGCCCACTCTCCGGCCACGTGA
- the LOC123709973 gene encoding low choriolytic enzyme-like isoform X1: MALFLILLFCATTTTSLPIEDDDVVIIISDDFLSSNRIEGDGEIDVSDLGPQAYGVPTNESGAALTEWTESSLMNPEEMGGYLEGDILIPGLARNGMRDKTARWTNGIIPYIIDGGYTQEQKDTIRKAIADYHRLTCLRFVPYSGQSDYIIIKSSKTGCWSSVGRLGGRQEVNLQAPGCVSKKGTVLHELLHAIGFMHEQSRPERDDFVTINYDNVKPGTEINFKKSDVKRTDNFGIGYDYNSVMHYSEFAFSRNSKKTIDPKISNTKIGQREGLSRGDVKKVNNMYNCKKEEPQTGWLGSIWQSFFGDKQSDSDVVIS; encoded by the exons atggctttatttttaatactcttATTTTGTGCAACAACGACCACTTCTTTGCCTATAGAGGACGACGACGTAGTTATAATCATCTCTGATGATTTCTTGAGTTCGAATCGGATCGAGGGAGATGGAGAAATCGACGTATCTGACCTGGGACCACAGGCGTATGGGGTGCCAACAAATGAAAGCG GAGCAGCCCTAACGGAGTGGACTGAGTCGTCCTTGATGAACCCTGAAGAAATGGGCGGCTACCTAGAGGGAGACATCTTGATACCGGGTCTGGCCAGGAATGGAATGAGGGACAAGACGGCGCGGTGGACAAATGGCATTATCCCTTATATTATTGACGGCGGTTATA CTCAGGAGCAGAAAGACACAATACGTAAGGCCATAGCCGACTACCATCGCCTGACATGTTTGCGGTTCGTACCTTACAGTGGACAGAGTGACTACATCATCATCAAAAGTTCCAAAACTGGCTGCTGGTCCAGCGTTGGCAGACTGG GCGGCCGTCAAGAGGTAAATCTGCAAGCACCAGGTTGTGTCTCCAAAAAGGGTACGGTGCTGCATGAGCTTCTCCACGCGATAGGGTTCATGCACGAGCAGAGCCGGCCAGAGAGAGACGACTTTGTAACAATTAATTACGATAACGTCAAACCTG GTACCGAGATAAATTTCAAGAAATCTGATGTAAAAAGAACAGATAATTTCGGCATTGGCTACGACTACAACAGTGTGATGCACTACTCGGAATTTGCCTTCTCCAGAAACTCCAAGAAAACGATTGATCCCAAG ATCAGCAACACGAAGATCGGTCAAAGAGAAGGTCTAAGCCGAGGGGATGTAAAGAAAGTGAACAACatgtataattgtaaaaagga aGAGCCACAGACAGGGTGGTTGGGCTCGATTTGGCAAAGTTTTTTCGGCGATAAGCAATCCGACTCCGACGTGGTCATCTCGTGA
- the LOC123709973 gene encoding low choriolytic enzyme-like isoform X2 has product MALFLILLFCATTTTSLPIEDDDVVIIISDDFLSSNRIEGDGEIDVSDLGPQAYGVPTNESGAALTEWTESSLMNPEEMGGYLEGDILIPGLARNGMRDKTARWTNGIIPYIIDGGYTQEQKDTIRKAIADYHRLTCLRFVPYSGQSDYIIIKSSKTGCWSSVGRLGGRQEVNLQAPGCVSKKGTVLHELLHAIGFMHEQSRPERDDFVTINYDNVKPGTEINFKKSDVKRTDNFGIGYDYNSVMHYSEFAFSRNSKKTIDPKISNTKIGQREGLSRGDVKKVNNMYNCKKDAPPNSEGINETSTGKPQNSSPTRYRS; this is encoded by the exons atggctttatttttaatactcttATTTTGTGCAACAACGACCACTTCTTTGCCTATAGAGGACGACGACGTAGTTATAATCATCTCTGATGATTTCTTGAGTTCGAATCGGATCGAGGGAGATGGAGAAATCGACGTATCTGACCTGGGACCACAGGCGTATGGGGTGCCAACAAATGAAAGCG GAGCAGCCCTAACGGAGTGGACTGAGTCGTCCTTGATGAACCCTGAAGAAATGGGCGGCTACCTAGAGGGAGACATCTTGATACCGGGTCTGGCCAGGAATGGAATGAGGGACAAGACGGCGCGGTGGACAAATGGCATTATCCCTTATATTATTGACGGCGGTTATA CTCAGGAGCAGAAAGACACAATACGTAAGGCCATAGCCGACTACCATCGCCTGACATGTTTGCGGTTCGTACCTTACAGTGGACAGAGTGACTACATCATCATCAAAAGTTCCAAAACTGGCTGCTGGTCCAGCGTTGGCAGACTGG GCGGCCGTCAAGAGGTAAATCTGCAAGCACCAGGTTGTGTCTCCAAAAAGGGTACGGTGCTGCATGAGCTTCTCCACGCGATAGGGTTCATGCACGAGCAGAGCCGGCCAGAGAGAGACGACTTTGTAACAATTAATTACGATAACGTCAAACCTG GTACCGAGATAAATTTCAAGAAATCTGATGTAAAAAGAACAGATAATTTCGGCATTGGCTACGACTACAACAGTGTGATGCACTACTCGGAATTTGCCTTCTCCAGAAACTCCAAGAAAACGATTGATCCCAAG ATCAGCAACACGAAGATCGGTCAAAGAGAAGGTCTAAGCCGAGGGGATGTAAAGAAAGTGAACAACatgtataattgtaaaaagga CGCACCCCCCAACTCTGAAGGTATTAATGAGACGTCTACCGGGAAGCCACAAAATTCCTCACCAACTAGGTATCGATCTTAA
- the LOC123709972 gene encoding general odorant-binding protein 84a, which yields MKVLFVVTLVIITFSFAKCLSKVQQVKEMEPRTNLESRESDFDLIEVLTECNDSFRIEMSYIEALNASGSFPDETEKTPKCYIRCVLEKTGVTLEGEEFDPERSAIVLAQVRKTTPVEAIMDIANDCAKRSETCKCERSYQYLKCLMETEIQKYETKS from the exons ATGAAAGTATTATTTGTCGTAACGCTggttattataactttttctTTCGCGAAATGTTTGAGCAAAGTTCAGCAAGTGAAAGAGATGGAACCACGGACAAATTTAGAATCACGAGAGAGcgattttgatttaattgaaGTTTTGACTGAATGCAATGATAGTTTTCGGATCGAGATGT cttATATAGAGGCGTTAAACGCAAGTGGAAGTTTTCCAGACGAAACAGAAAAAACTCCTAAA TGTTACATCCGCTGCGTATTGGAGAAGACAGGTGTGACGTTAGAGGGGGAGGAATTTGACCCGGAGAGGAGTGCCATAGTGCTGGCACAGGTCAGAAAGACTACGCCGGTAGAGGCCATTATGGACATTGCCAATGACTGTGCTAAAcgat CGGAAACGTGCAAGTGTGAACGATCATACCAGTATTTGAAATGCCTCATGGAGACCGAAATACAGAAGTATGAGACAAAGTCATAA
- the LOC123709520 gene encoding uncharacterized protein LOC123709520, producing the protein MIVVIRLTRILRVVNGRLSKLLEVLVNEEQASEEIRVLWLVYELVCDLIRRVNRGYGLILLLLLQSFFLHFIMTPYYMINLYQIPSGLSTLGQQVAWFHFHAASVILIVEPCHGVQQQMAKTRSLVSKLMCQTRPYGSLSRSLAAFFRSLTLEQPLIAPLGMSVLERPLLITILGVVSTYLVPRHYFSFPNSTDKIFNGTDTAHVANNLLLEN; encoded by the exons ATGATCGTTGTAATTAGACTAACTCGTATACTAAGGGTCGTTAACGGTAGACTGTCGAAGTTGCTAGAAGTATTGG TAAATGAAGAACAGGCGAGCGAAGAGATCCGAGTACTCTGGCTGGTATACGAGTTGGTGTGTGATCTGATTCGAAGAGTGAATCGAGGCTATGGCCTCATACTGCTGCTTCTCTTGCAGTCATTTTTCCTTCACTTCATCATGACACCATATTATATGATTAACCTTT ACCAAATTCCTTCAGGACTGTCGACATTAGGTCAGCAAGTGGCCTGGTTCCATTTCCACGCTGCTAGCGTTATACTCATTGTGGAACCCTGCCATGGAGTGCAACAGCAG ATGGCCAAAACTCGTTCTCTAGTCAGCAAGTTGATGTGTCAGACGAGGCCTTATGGCAGTCTTTCGCGATCTCTTGCTGCTTTCTTCAGAAGTCTCACCTTAGAGCAGCCGCTGATAGCGCCTTTGGGAATGAGCGTGCTTGAGAGACCTCTACTCATCACG ATCCTGGGGGTGGTATCTACATATCTTGTACCTCGACATTATTTCTCTTTTCCCAACTCCACTGACAAGATATTTAATGGGACTGACACTGCGCATGTAGCAAATAACCTGTTattggaaaattaa